Proteins from a genomic interval of Kribbella aluminosa:
- a CDS encoding 3-keto-5-aminohexanoate cleavage protein produces the protein MIHIHIRDGEHRPTLDLGRLTETVAAVRENTALIVQLSTGGAVTDPYEHRLRVLDAAPDSCSLTMGTVNFGDDVFMNPWPFVTQLFQLTREREVVPEFELFDLGQVAALHRLLDKYGLPYGGRVHCDLVMGVPGGMPGTADALVAAVNALPDAVTSWSAAGIGRTSLTVALAALSKGGNLRVGMEDTLTLAKGVPVTHNAELVERAAALATLAQRPPMSPDEARALLNVK, from the coding sequence ATGATCCACATCCACATCCGCGACGGCGAGCACCGGCCGACGCTGGACCTCGGCCGGCTGACCGAGACCGTCGCGGCGGTGCGTGAGAACACCGCGCTGATCGTCCAGCTCTCGACCGGCGGCGCTGTCACCGATCCGTACGAGCACCGGCTGCGCGTGCTGGACGCCGCGCCGGACTCCTGCTCGTTGACGATGGGCACGGTCAACTTCGGCGACGACGTGTTCATGAACCCGTGGCCGTTCGTCACGCAGCTCTTCCAGCTGACGCGGGAGCGCGAGGTGGTCCCGGAGTTCGAGCTGTTCGACCTCGGCCAGGTCGCCGCGCTGCACCGGCTGCTGGACAAATACGGCCTGCCGTACGGCGGACGCGTGCACTGCGACCTGGTGATGGGTGTCCCCGGCGGCATGCCCGGTACGGCGGACGCACTCGTCGCCGCGGTCAACGCACTGCCCGACGCCGTCACGTCCTGGTCCGCCGCCGGCATCGGCCGTACGTCGCTGACGGTCGCACTGGCCGCCCTGTCGAAGGGCGGCAACCTCCGCGTCGGGATGGAGGACACCCTGACGCTCGCGAAGGGCGTACCGGTCACGCACAACGCCGAGCTGGTCGAGCGCGCCGCCGCCCTGGCTACCTTGGCTCAGCGCCCGCCGATGTCGCCCGACGAGGCCCGCGCCCTGCTGAACGTGAAGTAG
- a CDS encoding LLM class flavin-dependent oxidoreductase, which yields MSDRRFRFGVVGSPRTGAEWTTTVRRAADLGYATVLMPDGLQLPSPFPSLAMAAAVADIRVGTFVAAAPLRTPRAAAWEAHTLTVLTDGRFEFGIGTGRPDAEQQTADIGLPWGSAKERRDQVRRTLDTLQELDGDLRTPIMLAAGGPRALALAAARADIVSLAKDAMTPRAEVAQLVQELRKLAGARADDIELAMNLFAAGTRELPPWTKRATGVDPEVLEASDSLMLLRGTPEEMADELQRRRDEFGTSYITVNSTYLEDLAPVVELLHGK from the coding sequence ATGAGCGACAGGCGATTCCGGTTCGGCGTGGTCGGCAGCCCGCGGACCGGTGCAGAGTGGACGACGACCGTACGCCGGGCGGCGGACCTCGGCTATGCGACCGTACTGATGCCCGACGGGCTGCAGCTGCCGTCGCCGTTCCCGTCGCTGGCGATGGCCGCCGCGGTCGCGGACATCCGGGTCGGCACGTTCGTCGCGGCGGCTCCGTTGCGTACGCCGCGGGCGGCCGCGTGGGAGGCGCACACGCTGACCGTGCTCACGGACGGGCGGTTCGAGTTCGGAATCGGCACCGGGCGTCCGGACGCGGAGCAGCAGACCGCGGACATCGGCTTGCCGTGGGGCTCGGCCAAGGAGCGCCGCGACCAGGTCCGCCGGACCCTGGACACGTTGCAGGAACTCGACGGGGACCTCCGTACGCCGATCATGCTGGCCGCCGGTGGTCCGCGGGCGCTCGCACTGGCCGCCGCCCGCGCCGACATCGTCTCGCTGGCGAAGGACGCGATGACGCCGCGCGCCGAGGTCGCTCAGCTGGTGCAGGAACTGCGCAAGCTGGCCGGAGCGCGGGCGGACGACATCGAGCTGGCGATGAACCTGTTCGCGGCCGGCACCCGCGAACTGCCACCGTGGACGAAGCGCGCGACCGGCGTCGATCCCGAAGTACTCGAGGCCAGCGACTCGCTGATGCTGCTCCGCGGTACGCCCGAGGAGATGGCGGACGAGTTGCAGCGGCGCCGCGACGAGTTCGGCACGTCGTACATCACCGTCAACTCGACGTACCTCGAGGACCTGGCCCCGGTGGTGGAACTCCTGCACGGAAAGTAG
- a CDS encoding 3-keto-5-aminohexanoate cleavage protein — translation MASTLITVAPTGAETAKADCPALPTTLDELVETAKRCEAAGGRDDPHPHPRRRAPADAGPRPADRDRRGGA, via the coding sequence ATGGCGTCGACTCTGATCACTGTTGCCCCGACCGGTGCCGAGACCGCGAAGGCGGACTGCCCGGCGTTGCCGACCACGCTCGACGAGCTGGTCGAGACCGCGAAGCGCTGCGAGGCCGCGGGGGGCCGCGATGATCCACATCCACATCCGCGACGGCGAGCACCGGCCGACGCTGGACCTCGGCCGGCTGACCGAGACCGTCGCGGCGGTGCGTGA
- the dtd gene encoding D-aminoacyl-tRNA deacylase, with the protein MRAVVQRVSQASVTVDGEVVGAIDGPGLLILLGVTHDDTVEKAAALATKIWTLRILEGERSAADEQAPILAISQFTLYADTRKGRRPSWSAAAPGSVSEPLYDAFCAALQDLGAKVERGIFGADMQVALINDGPVTLILDA; encoded by the coding sequence ATGAGAGCCGTAGTACAGCGAGTCAGTCAGGCGTCGGTCACCGTGGACGGCGAGGTGGTCGGGGCGATCGACGGGCCGGGACTGCTGATCCTTCTCGGGGTCACGCACGACGACACCGTGGAGAAGGCGGCCGCGCTGGCCACGAAGATCTGGACCCTGCGGATCCTGGAGGGCGAACGCTCGGCCGCCGACGAACAGGCGCCGATCCTCGCCATCAGCCAGTTCACGCTGTACGCCGACACGCGCAAGGGCCGCCGCCCGTCCTGGAGTGCGGCCGCCCCAGGCTCCGTGTCCGAGCCGCTGTACGACGCGTTCTGCGCCGCGCTGCAGGACCTCGGCGCCAAGGTCGAGCGCGGGATCTTCGGAGCGGACATGCAGGTCGCGCTCATCAACGACGGACCCGTCACCCTGATTCTGGACGCATAA
- the ygfZ gene encoding CAF17-like 4Fe-4S cluster assembly/insertion protein YgfZ: MSRNRSPLLDRPGAVEAGGLDAGVAAHYGSDLREQRALVAGSAFVDLSHRDVVTITGPDRLTWLHALTTQYFEGLKPGTSTTALLLSPTGHVEHVMYGVDDGETFWLHTEPGAAAALVDWLQKMVFMSRVEIADVSDEYAIIWRPGAPRGEHLTRSGEDSLAGHEVFLPRAELAGLEADAAGVWAYEALRIAAGQPRFGLDTDERAIPNELGWLGVGVHLNKGCYRGQETVARVHNLGRPPRRLVLLHLDGSVDHLPAHGYTVRAGDKQVGSIGSAARHHELGPIALALVKRNVDPDGVLEIVAEDQPIVTATQEVLVDPEAGLHVRARL, encoded by the coding sequence ATGTCACGCAACCGCAGCCCCCTGTTGGACCGGCCCGGCGCTGTCGAGGCCGGCGGACTCGACGCCGGTGTCGCCGCGCACTACGGCTCGGATCTGCGCGAGCAACGTGCACTGGTCGCCGGTTCGGCGTTCGTCGACCTCTCGCACCGCGACGTCGTCACGATCACCGGGCCGGACCGGCTGACCTGGCTGCACGCGCTGACCACGCAGTACTTCGAGGGGCTCAAGCCCGGGACCTCCACGACGGCGCTGCTGCTGTCGCCGACCGGGCATGTCGAGCACGTGATGTACGGCGTGGACGACGGTGAGACGTTCTGGTTGCACACCGAGCCGGGCGCTGCCGCGGCGCTGGTGGACTGGCTGCAGAAGATGGTGTTCATGTCTCGCGTCGAGATCGCGGACGTGAGCGACGAGTATGCGATCATCTGGCGGCCGGGGGCGCCCCGAGGTGAGCACCTGACGCGGAGTGGTGAGGATTCGCTGGCCGGGCATGAGGTGTTCCTGCCGCGTGCAGAGTTGGCCGGGCTGGAGGCGGACGCCGCGGGAGTCTGGGCGTACGAGGCGCTTCGGATCGCGGCAGGGCAGCCGCGGTTCGGGCTGGACACCGACGAGCGCGCGATCCCGAACGAGCTCGGCTGGCTCGGTGTCGGCGTACATCTGAACAAGGGCTGCTATCGCGGTCAGGAGACCGTCGCCCGTGTCCACAACCTCGGACGCCCACCGCGCCGCCTGGTCCTGCTGCACCTGGACGGCTCGGTCGACCACCTCCCGGCGCACGGGTACACCGTCCGCGCCGGCGACAAGCAGGTCGGTTCGATCGGCTCCGCCGCCCGTCACCACGAGCTGGGCCCGATCGCCCTCGCCCTGGTCAAGCGCAACGTCGACCCCGACGGCGTGCTCGAGATCGTCGCCGAGGACCAGCCGATTGTGACCGCCACCCAGGAAGTACTGGTCGACCCTGAGGCCGGCCTGCACGTCCGCGCTCGCTTGTAG
- a CDS encoding FABP family protein, with protein MAFEIPQDLHPDLMPLAWLLGRWEGRGHGDYPTIEKFEFGQQIDFTHNGKPYLHYVSQTFVVGEDGTRERPLAVETGFWRPQPDNKLEVILAHPTGIAEIWYGDIDGAKIELQTDVVARTTSAKEVTAGHRLYGLVNGELLWAYDMAAEGQSLQPHLWATLIRS; from the coding sequence ATGGCGTTCGAGATTCCGCAGGATCTGCACCCGGATCTGATGCCGCTTGCGTGGCTGCTCGGGCGGTGGGAGGGTCGCGGGCACGGGGACTACCCGACGATCGAGAAGTTCGAGTTCGGGCAGCAGATCGACTTCACGCACAACGGGAAGCCGTACCTGCACTACGTGAGCCAGACGTTCGTGGTCGGCGAGGACGGTACGAGGGAGCGTCCGCTCGCGGTGGAGACCGGGTTCTGGCGGCCGCAGCCGGACAACAAGCTCGAGGTGATCCTGGCGCATCCGACGGGGATCGCGGAGATCTGGTACGGCGACATCGACGGGGCCAAGATCGAGCTGCAGACCGACGTGGTGGCCCGCACCACCTCCGCCAAGGAGGTCACCGCCGGCCACCGGCTGTACGGTCTGGTGAACGGCGAGCTGCTCTGGGCGTACGACATGGCCGCCGAGGGCCAGTCGCTCCAACCCCACCTCTGGGCCACCCTCATCCGCTCCTGA
- a CDS encoding sensor histidine kinase: MKHRPWELRRQVLWLQTVTATVLIAMVWIVMVSRSHAQAVRDSAVSGLAAPSWWELVRIDLRSMLGIASLMLGIAIAGNALVTWRVRRATRGVGTQSLARMLDFYEGVLHAAREGLILLDLDGRVQLANDEALTLLGLRTVVPGTPLDDLHLGAPLAELLATGRTAYDELHLGARGVVVVNQQPSGRGRIVTLRDHTQLQRLLGELDAVRSLAESLQAQNHEASNRLHTVVSLIEIGKPERAREFAVSELQFAQAMTDRVVGTVGDPVLASLLLAKLSQAQERGVVLSLDLGHEALNTRLPAQDVVTVVGNLLDNAIEAARGGPAPRKVEFRAVALADAIDLIVTNTGGELGSVELARMFERGWTTKAEPGHGLGLVLVRSTVERWQGSLMVDPDSELDDVPALTVRVRLPRAVSASA; this comes from the coding sequence ATGAAGCACAGGCCGTGGGAGTTGCGCCGCCAGGTTCTCTGGCTGCAGACCGTCACGGCCACGGTACTCATTGCGATGGTCTGGATCGTGATGGTCAGCCGGTCCCACGCGCAGGCCGTGCGGGACTCGGCGGTGAGCGGTCTGGCCGCTCCGAGCTGGTGGGAGCTGGTCCGGATCGACCTGCGTTCGATGCTCGGGATCGCCAGTCTGATGCTCGGGATCGCGATCGCCGGCAACGCGCTCGTCACCTGGCGGGTCCGGCGGGCCACCCGCGGCGTGGGCACGCAGTCGCTCGCCCGGATGCTCGACTTCTACGAAGGCGTGCTGCACGCCGCGCGGGAAGGGCTGATCCTGCTCGACCTCGACGGCCGGGTACAGCTCGCGAACGACGAGGCCCTGACGCTGCTCGGGCTGCGTACCGTCGTTCCCGGTACGCCGCTGGACGACCTGCACCTCGGCGCCCCGCTGGCCGAACTGCTCGCGACCGGGCGCACGGCGTACGACGAACTGCACCTGGGCGCGCGGGGCGTCGTGGTCGTGAACCAGCAGCCGTCCGGGCGCGGGCGGATCGTCACGCTGCGGGACCACACCCAGCTGCAGCGGTTGCTCGGCGAGCTGGACGCCGTACGGAGTTTGGCGGAATCGCTGCAGGCACAGAATCATGAGGCGTCGAACCGGCTGCACACCGTGGTCAGTCTGATCGAGATCGGCAAGCCGGAACGGGCCCGGGAGTTCGCAGTGTCGGAGTTGCAGTTCGCGCAGGCGATGACGGATCGCGTCGTCGGTACGGTCGGCGATCCGGTGCTCGCATCGTTGCTGTTGGCAAAGTTGTCGCAGGCGCAGGAGCGCGGCGTCGTACTGTCGCTCGACCTCGGGCACGAGGCGCTGAACACCCGGCTGCCGGCGCAGGACGTGGTGACCGTCGTCGGAAACCTGCTGGACAACGCGATCGAGGCCGCGCGCGGGGGTCCGGCGCCGCGGAAGGTCGAGTTCCGGGCGGTAGCTTTGGCGGACGCGATCGATCTGATCGTGACGAACACCGGCGGCGAACTGGGGTCGGTGGAGCTGGCGCGCATGTTCGAGCGCGGCTGGACGACGAAGGCCGAGCCGGGACACGGGCTGGGGCTGGTGCTGGTGCGAAGCACGGTCGAGCGGTGGCAGGGTTCTCTGATGGTCGACCCGGATTCCGAGCTGGACGACGTACCCGCGTTGACGGTGCGGGTGCGACTGCCGCGGGCGGTGAGCGCGAGTGCCTGA
- a CDS encoding response regulator gives MPDLRVLVVEDDPVAAEAHRTYVDRLPGFTCVGVAGTAGRALQVLARGGLDLVLLDMNLPDGHGLDIVRRMRALGNQTDVVAVTSAREVAAVQAAARIGVVQYVLKPFAFETLRDRLTAYARQRRAAALGEVVADQDEVDRLLHPATVSSVPKGLAGGVLDRVVQLLGNREGWTAEEVATSLGTSRITARRYLEHLADQGQALRTQRYDGRSGRPKVEYSWVAES, from the coding sequence GTGCCTGACCTACGGGTGCTGGTCGTCGAGGACGACCCGGTCGCCGCGGAGGCGCACCGAACGTACGTCGATCGCCTGCCGGGCTTCACGTGCGTCGGCGTCGCCGGTACTGCGGGGCGCGCGCTGCAGGTGCTTGCCCGCGGGGGCCTCGATCTGGTGCTGCTGGACATGAACCTTCCGGATGGGCACGGGTTGGACATCGTCCGGCGGATGCGTGCTCTCGGCAACCAAACCGACGTGGTCGCGGTGACCTCCGCCCGGGAGGTCGCCGCGGTACAGGCGGCGGCTCGAATCGGGGTTGTGCAGTACGTGCTGAAGCCGTTCGCGTTCGAGACCTTGCGGGACCGGTTGACGGCGTACGCACGGCAACGCCGAGCCGCCGCGCTGGGCGAGGTCGTCGCGGATCAGGACGAGGTGGACCGGTTGTTGCACCCGGCAACCGTCTCGTCGGTGCCGAAGGGGCTGGCCGGGGGCGTGCTGGATCGTGTCGTACAGCTGCTGGGGAACCGGGAGGGGTGGACCGCCGAGGAGGTTGCCACGTCGCTCGGTACGTCGCGGATCACGGCGCGGCGATACCTCGAACACCTCGCCGACCAGGGCCAGGCGCTGCGCACCCAACGCTACGACGGCCGCAGCGGCCGCCCGAAGGTCGAGTACTCCTGGGTCGCCGAGAGCTGA
- a CDS encoding DsrE family protein: MSRTLVIKLTAGAEEAERANQAFTVAASAVAAGATVSLWLTGEAVWFAVPGRAESFELPYAAPLTDLLTAVLEGGQLTVCTQCAKRRNLTEADVLPGTRIAGAPTFTEEILTENTQAIVY, encoded by the coding sequence ATGTCTCGCACGCTGGTGATCAAACTGACCGCAGGCGCCGAGGAAGCCGAACGCGCCAACCAGGCCTTCACCGTCGCCGCCTCCGCAGTCGCAGCCGGTGCGACGGTCTCCCTCTGGCTCACCGGCGAAGCCGTCTGGTTCGCCGTCCCCGGCCGAGCTGAATCCTTCGAACTGCCCTACGCCGCCCCACTCACCGACCTCCTCACCGCAGTACTCGAAGGCGGCCAACTCACCGTCTGCACCCAATGCGCCAAACGCCGCAACCTCACCGAAGCAGACGTCCTCCCCGGCACCCGCATCGCCGGCGCCCCCACCTTCACCGAAGAAATCCTCACCGAAAACACCCAGGCGATCGTCTACTGA
- a CDS encoding molybdopterin-dependent oxidoreductase yields the protein MATVIGRWLGTTVVICFLTGLYSHVLQDTPSWLPVPSRPANLYRVTQGVHVISGTVAVPLLLAKLWTVYPKLFAKPDLKAIGQLIERLSILVLVSSMALELFIGFVNTLQWYPWPFPFRQTHYALAWIIVGALLVHVAVKLPLIRANWRRTPERRPESLPAETTGLTRRGLFRTVAGAATLVGITTAGQSATPLGSIAVLAPRKPNVGPQGLPVNRTAAAAGVAGIGADWRFTVAGPRQLSYSLEELRNLPQSRAELPIACVEGWSQGARWEGVRVRDLLALCGAPAKSRVRVVSMEKGGFYATSELPEDFAADSLTLLALRLNGSELALDHGFPARIIAPNRPGVLQTKWVHRLEVIA from the coding sequence GTGGCAACCGTCATCGGTCGCTGGCTCGGGACGACCGTGGTGATCTGCTTCCTGACCGGTCTCTACAGCCACGTCCTCCAGGACACCCCGAGCTGGCTTCCCGTCCCGAGCCGTCCCGCGAACCTGTACCGCGTCACCCAGGGCGTACACGTGATCAGCGGCACCGTCGCCGTACCGCTGCTGCTCGCCAAGCTCTGGACCGTCTACCCGAAGCTCTTCGCCAAGCCGGACCTGAAGGCGATCGGCCAGCTGATCGAGCGGCTGTCGATCCTCGTCCTCGTCTCGTCGATGGCGCTCGAACTCTTCATCGGGTTCGTGAACACGCTGCAGTGGTATCCGTGGCCGTTCCCGTTCCGGCAGACGCACTACGCGCTCGCGTGGATCATCGTCGGCGCGCTACTCGTTCATGTCGCGGTCAAGCTCCCGCTGATCCGCGCCAACTGGCGGCGTACGCCGGAACGTCGGCCCGAATCGCTCCCGGCCGAGACCACCGGGCTCACGCGCCGTGGACTGTTCCGTACGGTCGCGGGCGCGGCGACCCTGGTCGGGATCACCACGGCGGGGCAGTCCGCGACGCCGCTCGGCTCGATCGCTGTCCTCGCGCCCCGGAAGCCGAACGTCGGCCCGCAGGGGTTGCCGGTGAACCGTACGGCGGCCGCGGCGGGCGTCGCCGGGATCGGCGCGGATTGGCGCTTCACGGTCGCGGGGCCGCGGCAACTGTCGTACAGCCTCGAGGAGCTGCGGAACCTGCCGCAGAGCCGGGCCGAGTTGCCGATCGCTTGCGTGGAGGGTTGGAGTCAGGGGGCTCGATGGGAGGGCGTTCGGGTGCGGGATCTGCTCGCATTGTGTGGGGCTCCGGCGAAGTCCCGGGTGCGGGTGGTGTCGATGGAGAAGGGTGGGTTCTATGCGACGAGTGAACTGCCGGAGGACTTCGCGGCGGATTCGTTGACGTTGCTGGCGCTCAGGCTGAACGGGAGCGAGCTCGCGTTGGATCACGGGTTTCCGGCGCGGATCATCGCGCCTAATCGGCCCGGGGTGTTGCAGACCAAATGGGTGCATCGGTTGGAGGTGATCGCATGA
- a CDS encoding choice-of-anchor P family protein, whose product MASTIALTSGSASASPVFGYSGYSYGTDVESGLANSGPQVISKFGCTTDANKADKNDIAAANVNGQAIARSVKTDTHGFNNASGTGVTSTAVAADVKVGNLLALTGVKTTTTSKYSKGQLSYTGSTTFAGVKIGAITVPSLINPGPNTKVAVPGLGYIVLNRVGGVKTASGIYSYAQAVVIHATVKNQFIPQGVDVAVLKTRAEISKPATALVIGDAYGTKATADKLVVSDATSLQTTCQGTEGKTVRVAVGELNIPKVAYVGGVYTTKNGAIGESKSYINFTSHVAGVKVGTLSIGAIESSASAWKTKDNKAGVSSSSSIASIKVGNKTYPVKTGENQTLDIPGVAKLTFNQVLRQKRYISVNALVIDVYSLNTKVVVGHSAAGVVS is encoded by the coding sequence GTGGCTTCTACGATTGCGCTGACGTCTGGTTCCGCGTCCGCCTCGCCGGTCTTCGGCTACAGCGGTTACTCGTACGGAACCGATGTCGAATCCGGGCTGGCGAACAGTGGCCCGCAGGTGATCAGCAAGTTCGGTTGCACCACGGACGCCAACAAGGCTGACAAGAACGACATCGCCGCGGCGAACGTGAACGGGCAGGCCATCGCGCGCTCGGTCAAGACCGACACGCACGGCTTCAACAACGCCAGTGGCACCGGCGTCACCAGCACCGCGGTGGCCGCCGACGTCAAGGTCGGCAACCTGCTCGCGCTGACCGGCGTGAAGACCACCACCACGTCGAAGTACTCGAAGGGCCAGCTGTCCTACACCGGCAGCACCACCTTCGCCGGCGTGAAGATCGGCGCGATCACGGTGCCGTCCCTGATCAACCCGGGGCCGAACACCAAGGTCGCCGTGCCGGGCCTCGGCTACATCGTGCTGAACCGTGTCGGCGGCGTGAAGACCGCGTCCGGCATCTACTCGTACGCGCAGGCGGTTGTCATCCACGCGACGGTGAAGAACCAGTTCATCCCGCAGGGTGTCGACGTCGCGGTGCTGAAGACCCGCGCGGAGATCTCCAAGCCGGCGACCGCGCTGGTGATCGGCGACGCGTACGGCACCAAGGCCACGGCCGACAAGCTGGTCGTCTCCGACGCCACTTCGCTGCAGACCACCTGCCAGGGCACTGAGGGCAAGACGGTCCGGGTCGCGGTCGGCGAGCTGAACATCCCGAAGGTCGCCTACGTCGGCGGTGTCTACACCACCAAGAACGGCGCCATCGGCGAGAGCAAGTCCTACATCAACTTCACCTCGCACGTCGCGGGCGTGAAGGTGGGCACGCTGTCCATCGGCGCGATCGAGTCCTCGGCGTCGGCGTGGAAGACCAAGGACAACAAGGCCGGCGTGAGCTCCTCCTCGAGCATCGCGTCGATCAAGGTCGGCAACAAGACCTACCCGGTGAAGACCGGCGAGAACCAGACCCTGGACATCCCGGGTGTGGCCAAGCTGACCTTCAACCAGGTCCTGCGGCAGAAGCGCTACATCTCGGTGAACGCGCTGGTCATCGACGTCTACAGCCTGAACACCAAGGTTGTCGTCGGCCACTCGGCCGCCGGCGTCGTCAGCTGA
- a CDS encoding cation:dicarboxylate symporter family transporter — protein MSSPTEPRPTPVRNDRTHFLYIAVIVAVFLGIGVGFLFPDFAIQLKDVGTGFVNLIKMMISPIIFCTLVLGIGSVRQAASVGKVGGLALVYFLVMSTVALAIGLVVGNIAQPGSGLNLTDKLRAAGQKQAAGAHTSTSDFILGIIPKSLLSSLTEGQVLQTVLVALLVGFALQAMGAKGRPILTGIAHIQRLVFKVLSMIMWVAPVGAFGAIAAVVGAAGSTALVSLLKIMVAFYITCLLFVIVVLGTILRAVAGVSIFQLLRFLGREFLLIVSTSSSETALPRLIGKMEHLGVDKSVVGITVPTGYSFNLDGTAIYLTMASLFIAEAMNTPFSIGQQISLLLFMIVASKGAAGVTGAGLATLAGGLQSHRPELVDGVGLIVGIDRFMSEARALTNFAGNAVATVLVGHWVGEFDKEQAKRVFSGSDPFDEVAFAAGDTHAGDTHGGDTHGGEAPAAVEARTANV, from the coding sequence ATGTCGAGCCCGACCGAACCCCGCCCGACGCCGGTCCGCAACGACCGCACCCATTTCCTCTACATCGCCGTCATCGTCGCCGTCTTCCTCGGCATTGGTGTCGGATTCTTGTTCCCGGACTTCGCCATCCAGCTGAAGGATGTCGGTACCGGGTTCGTCAACCTGATCAAGATGATGATCAGCCCGATCATCTTCTGCACGCTGGTTCTCGGCATCGGATCGGTTCGGCAAGCCGCCAGTGTCGGCAAGGTCGGCGGTCTCGCGCTCGTCTACTTCCTGGTGATGTCGACGGTCGCACTGGCCATCGGACTGGTGGTCGGGAATATCGCCCAGCCCGGCTCCGGCCTGAACCTGACCGACAAGCTCCGCGCGGCCGGCCAGAAGCAGGCAGCCGGGGCGCACACCAGTACGTCGGACTTCATCCTCGGCATCATTCCGAAGTCGTTGCTGTCCTCGCTGACCGAGGGACAGGTACTGCAGACGGTGCTGGTCGCCTTGCTGGTCGGGTTCGCGCTGCAGGCAATGGGCGCGAAGGGCCGGCCGATCCTGACCGGCATCGCTCACATTCAGCGGCTGGTCTTCAAGGTCCTGTCGATGATCATGTGGGTCGCGCCGGTCGGTGCCTTCGGCGCGATCGCCGCAGTGGTTGGTGCGGCGGGCTCGACCGCGCTGGTCAGCCTGCTGAAGATCATGGTTGCCTTCTACATCACGTGTCTGCTGTTCGTAATCGTTGTCCTGGGCACCATCCTGCGGGCGGTGGCCGGAGTCTCGATCTTCCAGTTGCTCCGCTTCCTCGGCCGTGAGTTCCTGCTGATTGTGTCGACGTCGTCGTCGGAGACCGCGTTGCCGCGGCTGATCGGGAAGATGGAGCATCTCGGGGTCGACAAGTCCGTCGTCGGTATCACCGTGCCGACCGGGTACTCGTTCAACCTCGACGGTACGGCGATCTATCTGACGATGGCGTCGCTGTTCATCGCGGAGGCGATGAACACGCCGTTCTCGATCGGGCAGCAGATCTCGCTGCTGCTGTTCATGATCGTGGCCTCGAAGGGCGCGGCCGGTGTCACCGGTGCGGGCCTGGCGACGCTGGCCGGCGGTCTGCAGTCGCACCGGCCGGAGCTCGTCGACGGTGTCGGTCTGATCGTCGGCATCGACCGGTTCATGTCCGAGGCGCGGGCGCTGACGAACTTCGCGGGTAACGCGGTCGCGACGGTGCTGGTCGGCCACTGGGTCGGCGAGTTCGACAAGGAGCAGGCCAAGCGGGTGTTCTCCGGCAGCGACCCGTTCGACGAGGTCGCGTTCGCCGCCGGCGACACCCACGCCGGCGACACGCACGGCGGCGACACGCACGGCGGCGAGGCCCCGGCGGCCGTCGAGGCCAGGACCGCGAACGTATAG